A window of the Camelus ferus isolate YT-003-E chromosome 22, BCGSAC_Cfer_1.0, whole genome shotgun sequence genome harbors these coding sequences:
- the PALM3 gene encoding paralemmin-3 isoform X1, giving the protein MALQSQVWAPATLMPMAESSLYRQRLEVIAEKRRLQEEIRAARRELEEEKLRVERLKRNSLRERWLMDGAAEEPERPQDPTLQDPQSPEGQAQARIRNLEDSLFTLQSQLQLLQSASTGAQHKPSGRPTWRRQGHRPLSEPTVEAGPAGQTDLSKRASLPAGPLVTYPEPHSEPRDEAVGVPPTPRLVPGAAGAASEANGPCSGSTPTPEQEPCHGVTASEQGVNEAKGGGVVKVVWEGLRTTEDCAMGATGPELEAKVEEMVLEAIGDRQEAGRPELPVWVKEDRGDMEVVWEGVGGTEGSDSEATGEVGKALEVAQTSSARLQGGLEGAASAGGEGAPRGSPDGNGRGDLGGEEGSFIWVERVTLSEEWEELVVEGLEEPKALGREGGNESPLGAEGGGKEETWAVERGRAEESAGKKGSEGKVDTEPEGAEMSLAEKRKGSEESLELERRDEEKVETEQEGGEDPLLAERKEVEGPLRAERERGEELLGVGEKGSEEKLEAIEEPLVTGRKESEASLKAERMGGEEPLEAETKGDEASLKAERTGGEEPLQTEKTKGVKEDLSPEEERESGRGKECQAEGVSEAGASLGAKEEPSLEEEGQQPQEKQEVSLEEEAAKPQTPAEGQDPSGDATPLLAETPAQEQPAECQPLLQAEGPRANPSAHTVPTYAPAQQPEPSAPPEGEEARGPKQKTCQCCTVM; this is encoded by the exons ATGGCCCTGCAGAGCCAGGTGTGGGCTCCGGCCACACTCAT gCCCATGGCCGAGAGCTCCCTCTACCGGCAGCGGCTAGAGGTCATCGCG GAGAAGCGGCGGCTGCAGGAGGAGATCCGCGCCGCGCGCCGGGAGCTGGAAGAAGAGAAACTCCGCGTGGAGCGGCTCAAG AGGAACTCTCTTCGGGAACGTTGGCTAATGGACGGGGCGGCTGAGGAGCCAGAGCGACCCCAAGACCCCACCTTGCAAGACCCCCAGTCACCTGAGGGCCAGGCTCAGGCCCGCATCCGGAACCTGGAAGACAGCTTGTTCAC ACTCCAGTCCCAGCTGCAGCTGTTGCAAAGTGCATCCACAGGTGCCCAGCACAAGCCCTCAGGCAGGCCCACCTGGCGCAGACAG GGTCACCGTCCTCTCTCTGAGCCCACTGTGGAGGCAGGTCCTGCAG GCCAGACTGATCTAAGCAAGAGAGCCTCCCTACCAGCTGGACCACTGGTCACATACCCAGAGCCCCACTCTGAGCCCAGAGATGAGGCTGTTGGGGTTCCACCCACCCCGAGGCTGGtccctggggcagcaggggccgCCTCAGAAGCCAATGGCCCCTGCAGTGGATCCACCCCCACTCCAGAGCAGGAGCCGTGTCACGGGGTGACAGCGTCTGAGCAAGGAGTGAATGAAGCCAAAGGGGGAGGTGTGGTGAAGGTGGTGTGGGAGGGGCTTAGGACCACAGAGGACTGTGCCATGGGGGCCACAGGCCCAGAGCTGGAGGCTAAGGTGGAGGAGATGGTGCTGGAGGCCATCGGGGACAGACAGGAAGCCGGGCGCCCAGAGCTCCCAGTGTGGGTCAAGGAGGACAGGGGCGACATGGAGGTGgtctgggaaggggtgggaggcaCAGAGGGCAGCGACTCAGAGGCCACTGGGGAGGTGGGCAAGGCCCTGGAGGTTGCACAGACCAGCTCCGCAAGGCTCCAGGGGGGACTGGAGGGAGCAGCTTCTGCAGGAGGGGAAGGTGCCCCCAGGGGCAGCCCTGATGGTAATGGGCGGGGAGacttgggaggagaggaggggtccTTCATTTGGGTGGAGAGAGTGACTCTCAGTGAGGAGTGGGAGGAGCTGGTGGTGGAGGGGTTGGAAGAGCCAAAGGCactaggaagggagggaggaaatgagagtccactgggggcagagggtggaggcaAGGAGGAAACGTGGGCGGTGGAGAGGGGGCGGGCAGAGGAATCTGCTGGGAAGAAGGGAAGCGAGGGAAAGGTGGACACAGAGCCAGAAGGGGCAGAAATGTCGCtagcagagaagaggaaaggaagcgAGGAATCCTtggagctggagaggagagatgaGGAAAAGGTGGAGACGGAGCAGGAAGGAGGCGAGGACCCATTGttggcagaaagaaaggaagttgaGGGACCTttgagggcagagagggaaagaggtgaGGAGCTGTTGGGAGTAGGGgagaaaggaagtgaggaaaagCTTGAGGCAATCGAAGAACCTTTGGtgacagggagaaaagaaagtgagGCATCTCTGAAGGCAGAGAGAATGGGAGGTGAGGAACCACTGGAGGCAGAGACAAAAGGAGATGAGGCATCActgaaggcagagagaacaggaggTGAGGAACCACTGCAAACAGAGAAGACCAAAGGGGTCAAGGAAGATCTGAGtccagaagaggagagagagtcaggaagaggaaaagaatgtcAGGCAGAGGGGGTGAGCGAGGCAGGGGCTTCCCTGGGGGCCAAGGAGGAACCAAGTCTGGAGGAAGAAGGACAGCAGCCTCAGGAGAAGCAGGAagtctccctggaggaggaagcgGCAAAGCCCCAAACCCCTGCTGAGGGCCAGGACCCCTCTGGGGATGCCACACCCCTCCTGGCAGAGACCCCAGCTCAGGAGCAGCCAGCTGAGTGCCAGCCACTGCTTCAGGCGGAGGGGCCCAGGGCTAACCCCAGTGCCCACACTGTGCCCACCTATGCGCCTGCCCAGCAGCCAGAGCCATCTGCCCCTCCTGAGGGCGAAGAGGCGAGGGGCCCTAAGCAGAAGACGTGCCAGTGTTGTACGGTGATGTGA
- the PALM3 gene encoding paralemmin-3 isoform X2 yields the protein MAESSLYRQRLEVIAEKRRLQEEIRAARRELEEEKLRVERLKRNSLRERWLMDGAAEEPERPQDPTLQDPQSPEGQAQARIRNLEDSLFTLQSQLQLLQSASTGAQHKPSGRPTWRRQGHRPLSEPTVEAGPAGQTDLSKRASLPAGPLVTYPEPHSEPRDEAVGVPPTPRLVPGAAGAASEANGPCSGSTPTPEQEPCHGVTASEQGVNEAKGGGVVKVVWEGLRTTEDCAMGATGPELEAKVEEMVLEAIGDRQEAGRPELPVWVKEDRGDMEVVWEGVGGTEGSDSEATGEVGKALEVAQTSSARLQGGLEGAASAGGEGAPRGSPDGNGRGDLGGEEGSFIWVERVTLSEEWEELVVEGLEEPKALGREGGNESPLGAEGGGKEETWAVERGRAEESAGKKGSEGKVDTEPEGAEMSLAEKRKGSEESLELERRDEEKVETEQEGGEDPLLAERKEVEGPLRAERERGEELLGVGEKGSEEKLEAIEEPLVTGRKESEASLKAERMGGEEPLEAETKGDEASLKAERTGGEEPLQTEKTKGVKEDLSPEEERESGRGKECQAEGVSEAGASLGAKEEPSLEEEGQQPQEKQEVSLEEEAAKPQTPAEGQDPSGDATPLLAETPAQEQPAECQPLLQAEGPRANPSAHTVPTYAPAQQPEPSAPPEGEEARGPKQKTCQCCTVM from the exons ATGGCCGAGAGCTCCCTCTACCGGCAGCGGCTAGAGGTCATCGCG GAGAAGCGGCGGCTGCAGGAGGAGATCCGCGCCGCGCGCCGGGAGCTGGAAGAAGAGAAACTCCGCGTGGAGCGGCTCAAG AGGAACTCTCTTCGGGAACGTTGGCTAATGGACGGGGCGGCTGAGGAGCCAGAGCGACCCCAAGACCCCACCTTGCAAGACCCCCAGTCACCTGAGGGCCAGGCTCAGGCCCGCATCCGGAACCTGGAAGACAGCTTGTTCAC ACTCCAGTCCCAGCTGCAGCTGTTGCAAAGTGCATCCACAGGTGCCCAGCACAAGCCCTCAGGCAGGCCCACCTGGCGCAGACAG GGTCACCGTCCTCTCTCTGAGCCCACTGTGGAGGCAGGTCCTGCAG GCCAGACTGATCTAAGCAAGAGAGCCTCCCTACCAGCTGGACCACTGGTCACATACCCAGAGCCCCACTCTGAGCCCAGAGATGAGGCTGTTGGGGTTCCACCCACCCCGAGGCTGGtccctggggcagcaggggccgCCTCAGAAGCCAATGGCCCCTGCAGTGGATCCACCCCCACTCCAGAGCAGGAGCCGTGTCACGGGGTGACAGCGTCTGAGCAAGGAGTGAATGAAGCCAAAGGGGGAGGTGTGGTGAAGGTGGTGTGGGAGGGGCTTAGGACCACAGAGGACTGTGCCATGGGGGCCACAGGCCCAGAGCTGGAGGCTAAGGTGGAGGAGATGGTGCTGGAGGCCATCGGGGACAGACAGGAAGCCGGGCGCCCAGAGCTCCCAGTGTGGGTCAAGGAGGACAGGGGCGACATGGAGGTGgtctgggaaggggtgggaggcaCAGAGGGCAGCGACTCAGAGGCCACTGGGGAGGTGGGCAAGGCCCTGGAGGTTGCACAGACCAGCTCCGCAAGGCTCCAGGGGGGACTGGAGGGAGCAGCTTCTGCAGGAGGGGAAGGTGCCCCCAGGGGCAGCCCTGATGGTAATGGGCGGGGAGacttgggaggagaggaggggtccTTCATTTGGGTGGAGAGAGTGACTCTCAGTGAGGAGTGGGAGGAGCTGGTGGTGGAGGGGTTGGAAGAGCCAAAGGCactaggaagggagggaggaaatgagagtccactgggggcagagggtggaggcaAGGAGGAAACGTGGGCGGTGGAGAGGGGGCGGGCAGAGGAATCTGCTGGGAAGAAGGGAAGCGAGGGAAAGGTGGACACAGAGCCAGAAGGGGCAGAAATGTCGCtagcagagaagaggaaaggaagcgAGGAATCCTtggagctggagaggagagatgaGGAAAAGGTGGAGACGGAGCAGGAAGGAGGCGAGGACCCATTGttggcagaaagaaaggaagttgaGGGACCTttgagggcagagagggaaagaggtgaGGAGCTGTTGGGAGTAGGGgagaaaggaagtgaggaaaagCTTGAGGCAATCGAAGAACCTTTGGtgacagggagaaaagaaagtgagGCATCTCTGAAGGCAGAGAGAATGGGAGGTGAGGAACCACTGGAGGCAGAGACAAAAGGAGATGAGGCATCActgaaggcagagagaacaggaggTGAGGAACCACTGCAAACAGAGAAGACCAAAGGGGTCAAGGAAGATCTGAGtccagaagaggagagagagtcaggaagaggaaaagaatgtcAGGCAGAGGGGGTGAGCGAGGCAGGGGCTTCCCTGGGGGCCAAGGAGGAACCAAGTCTGGAGGAAGAAGGACAGCAGCCTCAGGAGAAGCAGGAagtctccctggaggaggaagcgGCAAAGCCCCAAACCCCTGCTGAGGGCCAGGACCCCTCTGGGGATGCCACACCCCTCCTGGCAGAGACCCCAGCTCAGGAGCAGCCAGCTGAGTGCCAGCCACTGCTTCAGGCGGAGGGGCCCAGGGCTAACCCCAGTGCCCACACTGTGCCCACCTATGCGCCTGCCCAGCAGCCAGAGCCATCTGCCCCTCCTGAGGGCGAAGAGGCGAGGGGCCCTAAGCAGAAGACGTGCCAGTGTTGTACGGTGATGTGA